From a region of the Phaeodactylum tricornutum CCAP 1055/1 chromosome 4, whole genome shotgun sequence genome:
- a CDS encoding formin homology 2 containing protein (actin binding protein involved in actin nucleation) — MSYRQRIPMDPDGTNEAVNLAKNYLDPPDNEPSFSLNARQLGLLKSRQQRDPSVINEKQPFVSRSNMSQQQHKPKSDNDFGTSAVKPRAHGPMRTPNPISRFSAAAAHRRQPLADEQGRAAYLRPLLQQRALKKSSTTSADSDPSGKALLRRMLAKVVVKKSKSTSTGASSENNPDRGLPSKTMMDKDRAKTTETNRSERQEAREACKYTSPVDNTVAPKRSRQVDEGLKYRIHEKLRQKPFKMHPCDLKVSAIERPLVMSDDDDGLEGYEHFIKQLRGEVSGKHWQLWRSFSALMTGGDPPDEGIMHIDRPCEFDERTRKNLSVLNLHLKKYGEAECNSKTQLINDRRLSKERINRSYPANQRQAVSNIESSASSSSENSALENDAVLQMRSSLSTALEFSQIELSESLRKYHTDKGASGSSNQQHDDLESAKYHTAKEKDNCAGAKEAPSETVTGSENRASNSSIVSLDQFELRPSPPSDANGSIIWSDVRLRSLDQVSYNSELDSIKASTPVWANMKLRPVVNFSKLGDDVRATNSADFDSIPQVNSGTSQKPIDTEDFDKLQSTDTGTEKKPIFVQTPTAVVYKQPLMDGIERCEKPRPEQRQLLQPTPIPHSAQVLTGPKPEDAHPRVTKLSTGPIGQASGDKIDEATVFKVKQTTNSSLEVERRVIVGKKMIMLVESPVGDSRASVLWKLAREKVESLTLDMALQKVALLCFKGSSRKVLDFISSEDCLKFANTFYNMNAVVPLSKTDPMVSASLQSDDAEIDDSSTTDRVASLNDEEQTLLEMFRLLRRTQPAENAFDTSLSRRGSEAKTLSSTLTPKEEEIAKKYLMMLELKVPLNEVKSSLLKDGVDSKIVTKIMREAVDMPVNVVNAPDLPSSPVSTMTCSVAQVSDESEIAAPYKKMIRLRIPAEAVRHKMIKDEISPRIIDLVLGTGGAVYNKINDDLALSSEEAVLVLKYQKMLKISIAPEAVRHKMRQDQVNNKIIAAVFSQNEKEKVEAPRLNLSIEEEKIAEKYREMVRLKVPKEGVRHRMTKDQIDKKIVDSVLQDDSCTSKDTSANLPDHRKVPSSSLTSDEEAVVLQYKRLLKLQIPKAAILDRMEKEGASANVIKAVLGNVTSKCNPGEKDTDSQSKTGTKLVSLHWTPLSGTALDNSVWAARKRRKDELPQPEGSDIFQLIHLFQKKTANTSVKEGSVDESSSAQGKAMLLEVTRSNNVAISLKAFKDFSFLELAETIALLDPLRKIRGDRILFLRDLLPTISEVQTILAYKGTDDRLVPAERWFRATAQIRRIETKVQVLQSMETLRSEILALCENFRLLARACRQVMESEKLEALLEMVLRVGNIMNEGTRTGGAAGFKFDSLLRLTQTKSSDGRTTVLDFLVTVFVAKGSRGTLNLSSDISDCHMASRMLMSDMSNDVKNIRQALDVCSTELAALRDEITSSTIEGKKSGQCSDLKRTEHAVFSKREEFLAAVSKSSEKKSKINGEASLSTDLSEGCDKDSVSHDIHGGINRLERFIGEGNVIFDSLEGEREDAFQACGELSKYCGESGGVGAACPLLGILAQFATSIDAALAKHDKLKASEARRLKRDEDRLSPRSFTTEQTNSVSSQKDDGKSLILLVNKMLKEASDRAKDDFKKGRIYPNPSTALKAIYEKEERQVMFASPTSSRRKIDLLTAIRMREGRVKDSESLEVQSTLNTNNNGAEHGCDEETSKSLKAGAALNRLQQTLIVDQSSTLKEVASDNHGDSIHLTSQTSPEKQDDFVNIHVPAAEVVLDSTSTTTNSASPIATPSSVTVLESTVDKRTGEGSLQSQVNMTASISGGHRIAEEEVKHRDGTGCGPGKTVSDKEESLCDANRRPIESSDQPHRSDAKIGHDDAPKDGEVKTNLTNPLRQKHPRPAPCFQSLEDPFKARELVLSMKFKDTNCCKAPERSAETKALKPDKIGSNLSPLPDRTLVRRLNDRQSLEGSRQPMKEALAVTSDSHSPAQSRTLQGLASAADHDAELSGNFPKVRITSASHFGEKESTSIALLARAKRAEKTKGSHPLQNLEIKNPPSTMGYTEGRLSHFNTKTLEGLCASPVEASPENALSKISNSSPETGEGNSSDGKYQSTFARMARLKRKEKRGKHA, encoded by the exons ATGTCATACCGTCAACGAATACCGATGGATCCCGACGGGACCAACGAGGCAGTCAATCTGGCTAAAAACTACCTCGATCCACCCGATAATGAGCCATCCTTCTCGCTGAACGCCCGTCAATTAGGCCTCTTGAAATCTCGCCAGCAACGTGATCCGTCGGTCATCAACGAAAAGCAGCCCTTTGTCTCTCGATCCAATATGAGCCAGCAGCAGCACAAGCCAAAATCA GATAACGACTTTGGGACGTCTGCTGTCAAACCCCGCGCCCACGGTCCTATGCGGACGCCTAATCCTATTTCCCGCTTTAGTGCGGCTGCCGCTCATAGAAGACAACCGTTGGCTGATGAACAGGGACGCGCTGCCTATTTAAGACCGCTGCTGCAGCAACGAGCCTTGAAAAAAAGTAGCACAACAAGCGCAGATTCCGACCCGAGCGGAAAAGCATTACTTCGTAGAATGCTAGCGAAGGTTGTGGTCAAGAAATCAAAGTCGACAAGCACTGGTGCGAGCTCGGAGAATA ATCCAGATCGTGGCTTGCCGTCGAAAACGATGATGGATAAAGATCGGGCAAAAACTACCGAGACGAATAGGAGTGAGAGACAGGAAGCACGTGAAGCCTGCAAGTACACGTCGCCCGTAGACAATACGGTTGCACCCAAACGCAGTAGACAGGTAGACGAGGGCTTGAAATATCGTATTCATGAAAAATTGCGTCAGAAGCCCTTTAAGATGCATCCTTGTGACTTGAAGGTGAGCGCAATCGAGCGGCCTCTCGTTATGagtgatgatgacgatgggTTGGAAGGATATGAACACTTTATTAAACAGCTTCGAGGAGAGGTCTCTGGGAAGCACTGGCAG CTCTGGAGAAGCTTCTCAGCTCTCATGACGGGGGGTGATCCTCCGGACGAGGGTATCATGCATATTGATAGGCCGTGTGAATTTGATGAACGGACCCGCAAGAATTTATCAGTATTGAACTTGCACCTGAAGAAATATGGCGAAGCAGAGTGCAATTCCAAAACGCAGCTCATAAACGACAGGCGTCTTTCAAAAGAGCGTATAAATCGCTCGTACCCGGCAAACCAACGACAAGCCGTTTCAAATATTGAATCATCAGCATCCTCAAGTTCGGAGAACAGCGCTTTGGAAAACGACGCAGTTTTGCAAATGCGgtcgtcgctgtcgacgGCCCtcgaattttctcaaatAGAGCTCTCTGAAAGTCTCCGAAAGTATCACACGGATAAAGGAGCGTCAGGAAGTTCAAACCAGCAACATGATGATCTTGAGTCTGCTAAGTACCACAcagcgaaagaaaaagataACTGTGCTGGCGCCAAAGAAGCACCTTCAGAAACAGTCACCGGGAGTGAGAATAGAGCTAGTAACAGCTCGATAGTATCACTCGACCAGTTCGAACTCAGACCTTCTCCCCCTTCAGATGCCAATGGCTCAATCATCTGGTCAGATGTACGGCTGAGATCCTTAGATCAAGTATCGTATAACAGCGAGCTCGACAGCATCAAAGCTTCGACACCTGTTTGGGCGAACATGAAGCTACGTCCCGTGGTCAACTTCAGTAAGTTGGGAGACGACGTCCGCGCGACGAACAGCGCTGATTTCGACAGCATTCCGCAAGTTAATTCAGGAACTTCGCAAAAGCCAATTGATACAGAGGATTTTGACAAGCTACAAAGCACGGATACGGGTACGGAAAAGAAACCAATTTTTGTCCAAACTCCTACTGCTGTCGTTTACAAGCAACCGCTTATGGATGGCATCGAGCGCTGTGAAAAACCTCGACCCGAGCAAAGGCAGCTATTGCAACCAACTCCTATACCACATTCAGCTCAAGTACTGACAGGTCCGAAGCCGGAAGATGCTCACCCCCGAGTTACAAAGCTATCTACCGGTCCTATTGGACAAGCTTCTGGCGACAAGATTGACGAAGCCACAGTCTTCAAAGTAAAGCAAACGACTAATTCATCGTTGGAAGTGGAGCGTCGCGTTATTGTTGGTAAGAAGATGATAATGTTAGTAGAATCTCCGGTCGGCGATTCGAGGGCCTCAGTGTTGTGGAAGCTAGCTCGAGAAAAAGTGGAATCCTTAACACTTGACATGGCATTGCAAAAGGTAGCACTTCTTTGTTTTAAGGGTTCATCTCGAAAAGTGCTTGATTTCATTTCTTCAGAAGACTGCCTGAAGTTCGCCAACACGTTTTACAACATGAATGCGGTGGTTCCATTAAGTAAAACAGATCCAATGGTTTCGGCATCCTTGCAGTCTGATGACGCAGAAATCGATGACTCCAGTACGACGGATCGGGTTGCATCGCTGAACGATGAGGagcaaacccttcttgaaatgtttcgtcttcttcggcgcACGCAGCCTGCCGAGAATGCGTTTGATACTAGCCTATCTCGCAGAGGTAGCGAAGCCAAAACACTATCTTCAACATTGACAcccaaagaagaagaaatagCGAAAAAGTATCTAATGATGCTTGAACTCAAAGTGCCACTTAATGAGGTGAAAAGCAGTTTGTTAAAGGACGGAGTTGACAGCAAAATTGTCACAAAAATTATGCGGGAGGCTGTGGACATGCCTGTCAATGTAGTCAATGCACCTGATCTACCTTCTAGCCCAGTCTCAACAATGACATGTTCCGTTGCGCAAGTTTCGGACGAATCGGAAATTGCAGCCCCGTACAAAAAAATGATTAGACTGAGAATCCCAGCAGAGGCAGTCCGGCACAAAATGATTAAAGACGAAATCAGTCCTCGAATCATTGATCTTGTCCTGGGAACAGGAGGGGCGGTATATAACAAAATAAACGATGACCTTGCCTTGTCATCCGAGGAAGCTGTACTGGTACTGAAATATCAAAAGATGTTGAAAATTTCCATCGCACCAGAAGCAGTTCGGCACAAGATGAGGCAGGACCAAGTGAATAACAAGATCATTGCCGCTGTTTTCTCTCAAAATGAGAAAGAGAAAGTTGAAGCTCCAAGGCTGAACTTGTCgattgaagaagagaaaaTAGCCGAGAAATATCGAGAAATGGTACGTCTCAAAGTTCCGAAAGAAGGTGTTCGGCATCGTATGACGAAGGACCAGATAGACAAGAAAATCGTCGATTCTGTTCTGCAAGATGATTCGTGTACATCCAAAGATACATCTGCCAACCTTCCGGACCATCGAAAAGTCCCATCATCCAGTCTCACCTCAGATGAAGAGGCTGTTGTCCTCCAGTACAAAAGGCTTCTCAAATTGCAGATTCCGAAGGCTGCAATTTTGGATcgaatggaaaaggaagggGCCAGCGCAAACGTAATAAAAGCTGTATTGGGTAATGTCACTTCCAAATGCAATCCGGGGGAAAAGGATACTGATAGCCAGTCGAAGACTGGAACTAAGCTTGTCTCCCTTCATTGGACCCCGCTCTCTGGTACAGCCTTAGACAATAGCGTTTGGGCAGCAAGAAAGAGGCGTAAAGATGAGCTTCCTCAACCCGAAGGGAGTGACATTTTTCAACTAATTCatctctttcaaaagaagaCCGCAAACACATCCGTCAAAGAAGGCAGCGTTGACGAGAGCTCCAGCGCTCAAGGAAAAGCAATGCTTCTTGAAGTTACTCGCTCCAACAATGTGGCCATTAGTCTGAAAGCATTCAAAGACTTCTCCTTTTTGGAGCTAGCGGAGACCATTGCCCTCCTGGATCCTCTAAGGAAAATTCGCGGGGACCGGATACTCTTCCTACGTGATCTATTGCCAACCATTTCAGAAGTCCAGACAATTTTGGCGTACAAGGGAACAGATGATCGCCTTGTCCCAGCCGAACGATGGTTCAGAGCGACGGCGCAGATAAGGAGAATAGAAACCAAAGTTCAGGTATTGCAATCTATGGAAACATTGCGATCTGAAATTCTAGCCTTATGCGAGAACTTTCGCCTTCTCGCTCGGGCCTGCCGTCAAGTGATGGAAAGTGAAAAGCTCGAAGCGTTACTCGAAATGGTCTTGCGCGTAGGAAATATCATGAACGAAGGGACGCGCACAGGAGGAGCTGCTGGTTTCAAATTTGATTCACTGCTTCGACTTACGCAGACAAAGAGTTCCGATGGACGGACGACTGTTTTAGATTTTCTCGTGACCGTTTTTGTTGCCAAAGGAAGTAGGGGAACGCTGAATTTATCTTCCGATATTTCTGATTGCCACATGGCGAGTCGAATGCTCATGTCGGATATGAGTAATGACGTGAAAAATATCCGACAGGCACTGGACGTGTGCTCGACAGAACTCGCCGCCCTCAGAGATGAAATTACTAGCTCTACCATCGAAGGAAAAAAATCTGGCCAGTGTAGTGATTTAAAGCGGACTGAGCATGCCGTATTCTCTAAACGCGAAGAATTCCTAGCTGCAGTATCGAAGTCATCCGAAAAAAAATCTAAAATCAATGGCGAGGCGAGCTTATCGACTGACCTTTCTGAAGGTTGCGACAAAGACAGCGTTTCTCACGACATCCACGGAGGAATAAACAGACTCGAGAGATTCATCGGAGAAGGTAATGTTATTTTTGATTCTCTAGAAGGTGAACGAGAGGATGCCTTTCAAGCTTGCGGAGAGCTTTCTAAGTATTGCGGAGAAAGTGGGGGTGTTGGAGCGGCATGCCCGCTCCTCGGTATTCTCGCTCAATTCGCAACAAGCATAGACGCTGCGCTCGCTAAACACGACAAGCTCAAAGCAAGCGAAGCCCGACGACTGAAGAGAGATGAAGATCGTCTGTCCCCGAGAAGCTTCACAACTGAACAGACAAATTCAGTTTCGAGTCAAAAAGATGACGGGAAGTCCTTGATTCTTCTGGTGAATAAAATGTTGAAGGAAGCCTCGGACAGAGCAAAAGACGATTTCAAGAAAGGCCGCATCTATCCCAATCCTAGCACAGCATTGAAAGCAATTTACGAAAAGGAAGAGCGACAGGTCATGTTCGCTTCACCAACATCATCCCGCCGAAAAATCGATTTGCTAACTGCCATTCGAATGCGCGAAGGAAGAGTAAAAGATAGCGAGTCTCTGGAAGTGCAATCGACGTTGAACACGAACAACAATGGGGCCGAACATGGATGTGACGAAGAAACTTCTAAATCGTTAAAAGCAGGAGCTGCTTTGAATCGACTACAGCAGACACTGATTGTTGATCAGTCAAGCACTTTAAAAGAAGTAGCGTCCGATAATCACGGGGATTCAATACACCTTACCAGCCAAACAAGTCCAGAAAAACAAGACGACTTTGTGAATATACATGTCCCCGCAGCTGAAGTCGTCTTGGACAGCACAAGTACAACAACTAATTCTGCTTCGCCTATTGCTACACCAAGCTCCGTGACTGTCCTTGAGTCTACCGTAGACAAACGCACAGGAGAGGGCTCGTTGCAGTCCCAAGTCAACATGACAGCCTCTATATCAGGAGGGCACCGGATTGCTGAAGAAGAGGTCAAACATCGCGATGGCACCGGTTGTGGCCCTGGAAAGACAGTGTCAGACAAAGAGGAATCACTTTGTGATGCAAATCGCAGACCGATCGAATCAAGTGACCAACCTCACCGTTCCGACGCCAAAATTGGACACGATGATGCGCCGAAGGATGGTGAAGTTAAGACGAATTTAACAAATCCTCTGAGGCAAAAACATCCACGGCCCGCTCCTTGTTTCCAAAGTCTTGAAGATCCCTTCAAAGCAAGAGAACTTGTGTTGAGCATGAAGTTCAAAGATACGAATTGTTGCAAAGCACCGGAGCGCTCTGCCGAAACAAAGGCTTTGAAGCCGGACAAAATAGGTAGCAACCTTTCGCCCCTCCCGGATCGCACCCTTGTCCGACGTCTCAATGATCGACAGTCTCTGGAAGGAAGTCGTCAACCGATGAAAGAAGCCCTTGCTGTGACCAGCGATTCACATTCACCGGCGCAAAGCCGTACAT TACAGGGGCTGGCAAGTGCTGCGGATCACGATGCCGAGTTGAGCGGCAATTTTCCCAAGGTTAGAATCACATCTGCTTCCCACTTTGGAGAGAAAGAAAGTACCAGTATTGCATTGCTGGCACGCGCAAAGCGGGCGGAAAAGACGAAAGGAAGTCATCCACTCCAAAATCTCGAAATCAAGAATCCGCCCTCAACAATGGGCTATACTGAGGGAAGGCTGTCGCATTTCAATACCAAGACGCTAGAAGGATTATGTGCGTCTCCAGTTGAAGCTTCCCCGGAAAATGCTCTGTCGAAGATATCGAATTCTTCACCGGAAACGGGGGAAGGTAATTCAAGTGATGGAAAATATCAGTCTACTTTCGCAAGAATGGCAcgtttgaaaaggaaagagaaaCGAGGAAAGCATGCCTAG
- the GOS gene encoding predicted protein (putative Golgi SNARE protein, v-SNARE domain protein with similarity to AtGOS), producing the protein MSFDQLKREAVNLERQLEDKVSRYQQLAQKLNKAAVSNDLALSEQGAVPWGEEASLQQDIQRSLTHLQDLISSRLPSAASSPSHQAVIGRYREILLDLRSDFEKSRLAVRRATERKELLGSAPTANGSTDPAMDHLLRERNHINNSMNAASTVIGQADAIRSDLRFQGRSLRNAGSLLGQLTTNIPGLNHLVESIRRRRSRDDKVVAGVIASCILFTLWYVLS; encoded by the exons ATGTCATTTGATCAGCTGAAGCGTGAAGCAGTAAACTTGGAACGTCAGCTGGAAGACAAGGTCTCGCGCTACCAGCAG TTGGCTCAGAAATTAAACAAAGCAGCTGTCAGCAACGATCTGGCTTTATCTGAACAAGGCGCCGTGCCGTGGGGAGAAGAAGCATCCTTGCAACAAGATATTCAACGGTCTTTAACTCACTTACAAGACCTTATATCAAGCCGTTTACCGAGCGCGGCCAGCAGTCCGAGTCATCAAGCGGTCATCGGGCGCTACCGTGAGATTTTGTTAGACTTACGttcggatttcgaaaagaGTCGACTGGCAGTGCGTCGGGCAACCGAACGTAAGGAACTGCTAGGGTCTGCCCCGACTGCAAATGGAAGCACTGATCCGGCAATGGACCATTTATTGCGGGAACGGAATCACATTAATAATTCGATGAACGCAGCGAGTACTGTGATTGGACAAGCCGACGCAATTAGATCAGATTTGAGATTTCAGGGACGGTCACTACGAAACGCAGGCAGTTTGTTAGGACAGCTGACAACGAACATACCTGGTCTGAACCACCTGGTCGAATCTATTCGTCGGCGACGTTCCAGGGATGACAAAGTCGTCGCTGGGGTTATTGCGAGCTGTATTCTTTTTACGCTCTGGTATGTCTTGTCGTAA
- a CDS encoding predicted protein (Membrane associated nitrate transporter responsible for the active transport of nitrate into the cell. This model has a high level of EST support under conditions of nitrate depletion. The pt genome contains six nitrate transporters. This model is phylogenetically most similar to a nitrtae transporter on scaffold 6 and is also related closely to nitrate transporters from C.fusiformis and Tp model 211471 and 4911.), translating into MSDIDDKPTPVESGEPSEWKKYSSYHIKTDPDQDDKASEIRLCSFARPHMRAFHCAWWCFFIAFFIWFAIAPLLSEIRDDIGITKQDVWTSSIVGVGGTILMRFVMGPMCDKYGARVLFMLILCFASIPTACTGFVNSATGLAILRLFIGVAGATFVPCQYWSSRMFTKEVVGTANALCGGWGNLGGGVTQLVMGSALFPLFKVFFDGDSEKAWRTVCVVPAIVAMASGIMVYRISDDAPKGNYDEMKKHGTMPEVSAAASFRSGALNLNTWVLFIQYACCFGVELTMNNAAALYFKDEFGQSTESAAAIASIFGWMNLFARGLGGFASDKANAKMGMRGRIWVQTIFLALEGALVLVFAQTGSLGAAIAVMVFFSLNVQAAEGATYGIVPYVDPASTGSISGIVGAGGNTGAVCFGLGFRQLSYEKAFNIMGYSILASALMSVFINIKGHAGLFWGKDDVVQKATLTVPAQEEEIEA; encoded by the exons ATGTCCGATATCGACGATAAGCCCACCCCAGTTGAGTCTGGTGAACCC TCTGAGTGGAAGAAGTACAGCTCCTACCATATCAAGACTGATCCTGACCAGGATGATAAGGCTAGCGAGATCAGACTTTGTAGCTTTGCTCGGCCCCACATGCGGGCCTTCCATTGCGCATGGTGGTGCTTTTTCATCGCCTTTTTCATCTGGTTTGCCATTGCGCCTTTGCTTTCCGAAATCCGTGACGATATTGGCATCACGAAACAAGACGTTTGGACCTCCTCCATTGTCGGTGTTGGTGGCACTATTTTGATGCGTTTCGTCATGGGACCCATGTGCGACAAGTACGGTGCCCGTGTCCTTTTCATGCTCATTCTCTGTTTCGCCTCCATTCCCACGGCGTGCACAGGGTTCGTCAACAGCGCTACCGGTCTCGCCATCCTCCGACTTTTTATTGGAGTCGCGGGAGCTACCTTCGTTCCCTGCCAGTACTGGTCGAGCCGAATGTTCACAAAGGAGGTTGTTGGAACCGCAAACGCCTTGTGTGGCGGATGGGGTAACCTCGGAGGTGGCGTCACACAGCTTGTCATGGGATCAGCCCTTTTCCCTCTCTTTaaagtctttttcgacgGAGATTCCGAAAAGGCCTGGAGAACGGTTTGCGTGGTCCCGGCTATTGTTGCCATGGCTTCTGGTATCATGGTCTATCGAATCAGTGATGATGCTCCCAAGGGAAATTACGACGAGATGAAGAAACACGGTACCATGCCGGAGGTTTCTGCAGCTGCTTCTTTCCGTTCCGGAGCATTGAATTTGAATACATGGGTTCTGTTCATCCAGTACGCGTGCTGCTTTGGAGTCGAATTGACCATGAATAACGCCGCCGCCCTTTATTTCAAGGATGAATTTGGTCAGTCAACCGAATCGGCTGCCGCCATTGCCTCGATTTTTGGATGGATGAACCTTTTCGCTCGTGGCCTCGGAGGCTTTGCCAGTGACAAGGCTAATGCCAAGATGGGAATGCGCGGCCGTATTTGGGTACAGACGATCTTTCTTGCTCTCGAAGGAGCTCTTGTTCTCGTTTTCGCGCAGACGGGATCACTTGGAGCTGCCATTGCTGTCATGGTGTTCTTTTCGTTGAACGTACAAGCTGCTGAAGGTGCCACCTACGGAATTGTCCCTTATGTCGACCCCGCGTCCACCGGATCCATCTCGGGTATCGTCGGTGCTGGAGGAAACACCGGTGCGGTCTGCTTCGGTCTCGGATTCCGTCAACTTAGCTACGAAAAGGCATTCAATATCATGGGATATTCAATTCTTGCGTCAGCATTGATGTCGGTCTTCATTAATATCAAGGGACATGCCGGCCTCTTTTGGGGCAAGGACGATGTCGTGCAAAAGGCGACCCTCACTGTCCCTGcgcaggaagaagaaattgaagccTGA
- a CDS encoding predicted protein: protein MTNTETMKNPKLIPINGKVHKKVDSDLLGKAVAALVTHHQKKVDESEKLSLMGNDTIVQVQIGLELAPVRPSPKPIRVMIPHPIFQVGQENSDDDSLEEPEICLIVKEESKLWVQDMIRTHSEHMKHVKKVLGLESLRKKHAQFSQRRELLSKYNVFMADDRILPMLTKALGKEFFKAKKLPIPVRLTRKEALPFAIRNALNATYMSLSEGTCITVKAGSTAMSSSKLVQNIEAITENAVANLPRKWANIRSISIKTPNSVALPVY, encoded by the coding sequence ATGACGAATACGGAGACCATGAAAAATCCTAAGCTAATTCCGATCAATGGAAAGGTACATAAAAAGGTCGATTCAGATTTACTGGGAAAAGCAGTCGCCGCGCTAGTCACGCATCATCAAAAGAAGGTTGACGAATCGGAAAAGCTCTCGTTGATGGGAAACGACACGATAGTCCAAGTACAGATTGGCTTGGAGCTCGCGCCAGTTCGACCTTCTCCCAAGCCTATTCGTGTGATGATTCCTCATCCAATTTTCCAGGTCGGTCAAGAAAACTCTGACGATGACAGTCTGGAAGAACCCGAGATATGTTTGATAGTAAAGGAGGAGTCCAAGTTATGGGTGCAGGACATGATTCGTACTCACTCCGAACACATGAAGCACGTGAAAAAAGTTTTGGGTCTTGAATCTTTGCGTAAGAAGCATGCCCAATTCAGCCAACGCCGTGAGTTGCTTTCAAAATATAATGTGTTCATGGCTGACGACCGTATTTTGCCTATGCTTACGAAGGCACTTGGCAAGGAATTTTTTAAGGCTAAGAAGCTGCCGATTCCAGTTCGACTGACTAGAAAGGAAGCGTTACCATTTGCTATTCGCAATGCGCTGAATGCAACGTACATGTCGCTTTCGGAGGGCACGTgtataactgtaaaagcCGGTAGCACGGCTATGAGTTCCAGTAAATTGGTTCAAAACATTGAAGCTATTACGGAAAATGCGGTGGCAAATCTTCCTCGCAAATGGGCCAACATTCGATCTATTTCTATCAAGACTCCGAATAGCGTCGCCCTTCCTGTGTAC
- a CDS encoding predicted protein codes for TEFTLDNLKPAPGSRQNKKRKGRGIAAGQGATCGFGMRGQKSRSGRPTRSGFEGGQTPLYRRLPKFVGRATGPGHTKTIYNIISTDSLEKAQSGSTVSFESLLENGLITKSKFKLHKVVLGKGESAVASNLTVQAHGFTKSAQAAIESAGGKCEVLSPTTNKVLEAV; via the coding sequence ACGGAGTTCACTCTCGATAACTTGAAGCCTGCCCCCGGCAGCCGCCAAAACAAGAAGAGAAAGGGGCGAGGTATTGCTGCCGGACAAGGTGCTACTTGTGGTTTCGGTATGCGTGGTCAGAAATCTCGTTCTGGTCGCCCTACACGCTCTGGTTTTGAAGGAGGCCAGACCCCTCTGTACCGCCGACTTCCTAAGTTTGTTGGGCGTGCCACTGGACCGGGTCACACTAAAACCATCTATAACATCATTTCAACAGACTCTCTCGAAAAGGCCCAATCGGGAAGTACCGTCAGCTTTGAATCGCTTTTGGAAAACGGCCTCATCACTAAATCTAAGTTTAAGCTCCACAAGGTTGTTTTGGGAAAGGGTGAGAGTGCTGTGGCCAGCAATCTTACTGTACAAGCACATGGATTCACAAAGTCTGCACAGGCAGCGATTGAATCTGCGGGAGGCAAATGTGAAGTCTTGAGCCCTACAACCAATAAAGTTCTGGAAGCAGTCTAA